The Kitasatospora sp. NBC_00374 genome has a segment encoding these proteins:
- a CDS encoding sensor histidine kinase, which produces MGKTYIDTEADRLTRLIVVLLDLSRMQAGQVPVTLRPVAVGDVVAAAVAALPGSSVPVETEIAEDLPGIEADPGLLERALANVLANARTWSPPGTAVRVDAGVVEGRVEIRVIDRGRGIERDRRDDLFQPFRQAQGSTPGTAAGLGLAVAKGFTEAMHGELGVDDTPGGGTTFVFGLRIAAS; this is translated from the coding sequence GTGGGGAAGACGTACATCGACACCGAGGCGGACAGGCTGACCCGTCTCATCGTCGTCCTGCTCGACCTCAGCCGCATGCAGGCCGGGCAGGTGCCGGTGACGCTCAGGCCGGTGGCCGTCGGGGACGTCGTGGCCGCGGCGGTGGCAGCGCTGCCGGGATCCTCGGTGCCGGTGGAGACCGAGATCGCGGAGGACCTTCCCGGGATCGAGGCCGATCCCGGCCTGCTGGAGCGGGCGTTGGCCAATGTGCTGGCCAACGCCCGGACTTGGTCACCGCCCGGCACTGCGGTGCGGGTGGACGCCGGTGTCGTCGAAGGCCGGGTGGAGATCCGGGTCATCGACCGGGGCCGGGGGATCGAACGGGACCGGCGCGACGATCTCTTCCAGCCCTTTCGGCAGGCCCAGGGCAGTACCCCCGGGACGGCAGCCGGTCTCGGCCTCGCCGTCGCCAAGGGGTTCACCGAGGCCATGCACGGAGAACTCGGTGTCGATGACACCCCGGGAGGCGGCACGACGTTCGTCTTCGGCCTCCGCATCGCGGCGTCGTGA
- a CDS encoding amino acid transporter, producing the protein MAGSASDARGSSPSARQRLRAWLLEGTSDRAKQHPGPHAEAPAEHRQRWWRVMCLTGLDYFSTLGYQPGIAALAAGLLSPLATVVLVLVTLCGALPVYRRVAQESPHGQGSIAMLERLLSFWQGKLFVLALLGFAATDFVITITLSAADATAHLVENPHLTDALHGRQVLITMILVALLGAVFLKGFSEAIGVAVVLVAVYLALNVVVVAVGLWHVLTDPQLITDWTDALTAEHGNVVAMVGVALLVFPKLALGLSGFETGVAVMPHIEGEEGDTEEKPTGRIRGTRKLLTTAAVIMSVFLITTSLITTLLIPPAAFEPGGAANGRALAYLAHEYLGGAFGSVYDASTIAILWFAGASAMAGLLNLMPRYLPRYGMAPHWARAVRPMVLVLTGVAFLITWIFDASVDEQGGAYATGVLVLITSAAIAVTIAAHKAGQRGWTVGFAIIAAVFVYTTGDNIAERPDGVKIGACFIAAIVLISLASRLARAFELRVTDVVLDQVAERFVRDCSNRTIRLIANQPDSRDLTEYREKLHQIRADNDIPVEDDLVFVEVTVRDPSDFEAELRVHGAVLHDRYRVLTLEHSSIPNALAALLLHVRDATGQQPHIYFEWTEGNPFAQFMRFFLFGQGEVAPVTREVLREAEPDRTRRPRVHVG; encoded by the coding sequence ATGGCAGGCTCGGCCTCTGATGCTCGTGGTTCCTCGCCATCGGCGCGGCAGCGGTTGCGGGCGTGGTTGCTGGAGGGCACATCGGACCGGGCGAAGCAGCACCCGGGTCCGCACGCCGAGGCTCCTGCGGAGCACCGGCAGCGGTGGTGGCGGGTGATGTGCCTGACCGGGCTGGACTACTTCTCCACGCTCGGCTACCAGCCGGGTATCGCGGCGCTGGCGGCCGGGCTGCTGTCCCCGCTGGCGACCGTCGTGCTGGTGCTGGTCACGCTGTGCGGGGCGCTGCCGGTCTACCGGCGGGTGGCCCAGGAGAGCCCGCACGGGCAGGGCTCGATCGCCATGCTGGAACGCCTGCTGTCGTTCTGGCAGGGGAAGCTGTTCGTGCTGGCCCTGCTCGGCTTCGCCGCGACCGACTTCGTGATCACCATCACCCTCTCCGCCGCCGACGCCACGGCGCACCTGGTGGAGAATCCGCACCTGACCGACGCGCTGCACGGCCGTCAGGTGCTGATCACGATGATCCTGGTCGCCCTGCTCGGGGCGGTGTTCCTCAAGGGCTTCAGCGAGGCGATCGGCGTGGCCGTGGTCCTGGTCGCGGTCTATCTCGCGCTGAACGTGGTGGTGGTCGCGGTCGGACTGTGGCACGTGCTGACCGATCCGCAGCTGATCACGGACTGGACGGACGCGCTGACCGCCGAGCACGGCAACGTGGTGGCCATGGTCGGTGTGGCCCTGCTGGTCTTCCCGAAACTCGCCCTGGGCCTGTCCGGCTTCGAGACCGGCGTCGCGGTCATGCCGCACATCGAGGGCGAGGAGGGCGACACCGAGGAGAAACCGACCGGGAGGATCCGCGGCACCCGCAAGCTGCTCACCACCGCCGCCGTGATCATGAGCGTCTTCCTGATCACCACCAGCCTCATCACCACCCTGCTGATCCCGCCCGCGGCCTTCGAACCGGGCGGCGCGGCCAACGGCCGCGCCTTGGCCTACCTGGCTCACGAGTACCTCGGCGGTGCTTTCGGCAGCGTCTACGACGCCTCCACCATCGCCATCCTCTGGTTCGCCGGGGCCTCGGCGATGGCGGGCCTGCTCAACCTGATGCCCCGCTACCTGCCGCGCTACGGCATGGCGCCACACTGGGCGCGGGCCGTGCGCCCGATGGTCCTGGTGCTCACCGGGGTCGCCTTCCTGATCACCTGGATCTTCGACGCCAGCGTGGACGAGCAGGGCGGCGCCTATGCCACCGGCGTCCTGGTGCTGATCACCTCGGCCGCCATCGCGGTCACCATCGCCGCGCACAAGGCCGGCCAGCGCGGCTGGACCGTGGGCTTCGCGATCATCGCCGCGGTCTTCGTCTACACCACCGGCGACAACATCGCCGAGCGGCCCGACGGCGTGAAGATCGGTGCCTGCTTCATCGCCGCCATCGTGCTGATCTCGCTGGCCTCCCGGCTGGCCCGCGCGTTCGAGCTCCGGGTCACCGACGTGGTCCTCGACCAGGTCGCCGAGCGCTTCGTACGCGACTGCTCGAACCGGACGATCCGGCTGATCGCCAACCAGCCCGACAGCCGCGATCTCACCGAGTACCGGGAGAAGCTGCACCAGATCCGGGCGGACAACGACATCCCGGTCGAGGACGACCTGGTGTTCGTCGAGGTCACCGTCCGGGACCCGTCCGACTTCGAGGCTGAACTGCGGGTCCACGGCGCGGTACTGCACGATCGCTACCGGGTCCTCACCCTGGAGCACTCCAGCATCCCGAACGCGCTCGCGGCGCTGCTGCTGCACGTGCGGGACGCGACCGGGCAGCAGCCGCACATCTACTTCGAGTGGACCGAGGGCAACCCGTTCGCGCAGTTCATGCGGTTCTTCCTGTTCGGCCAGGGCGAGGTCGCCCCGGTCACCCGGGAAGTCCTGCGGGAGGCCGAACCCGACCGTACCCGCCGCCCCCGCGTGCACGTCGGCTGA
- a CDS encoding alpha/beta fold hydrolase: MTVKQSAWTGMVSIDDTALAVTDTGGPGRPVVYLNGSYADQSHWRRVITDLGGDYRHITYDERARGKSRRAADYSFEACLRDLDAVLGARGVDRPILVGWSYGAMVAVHWAARNPDRALGVVSVDGALPHEWLDDAARAQIRRLFRRLSPLFPIARPLGLAARMSAAQHAEINIEANELCAPAALDPVLDRLTVPARYVLATGGNLGGDAKLMEQIRANLDPVLARNPDIRVSAKVASNHSKILRKDFRAVADAVRELAATRDHQVG, encoded by the coding sequence ATGACCGTCAAGCAGTCCGCCTGGACCGGCATGGTGTCGATCGATGACACCGCACTGGCCGTGACCGACACCGGCGGGCCCGGCCGTCCCGTGGTCTACCTCAACGGCTCCTACGCCGACCAGTCGCACTGGCGGCGCGTCATCACCGACCTCGGCGGCGACTACCGGCACATCACCTACGACGAGCGCGCCCGCGGCAAGTCGAGGCGCGCCGCGGACTACTCCTTCGAGGCGTGCCTCCGCGATCTCGACGCCGTCCTCGGCGCCAGGGGCGTGGACCGGCCGATCCTGGTGGGCTGGTCCTACGGCGCCATGGTCGCCGTGCACTGGGCGGCCCGGAACCCGGACCGCGCTCTGGGGGTGGTGTCCGTGGACGGCGCCCTGCCGCACGAGTGGCTCGACGACGCCGCCCGGGCACAGATCCGCAGGCTGTTCCGCCGGCTGAGCCCGCTGTTCCCGATCGCCCGCCCGCTCGGCCTGGCGGCGCGAATGAGCGCCGCGCAACACGCCGAGATCAACATCGAGGCCAACGAGCTCTGCGCGCCCGCCGCCCTCGACCCGGTCCTCGACCGTCTGACCGTGCCGGCCCGGTACGTACTGGCCACCGGCGGCAACCTGGGCGGCGACGCGAAACTGATGGAGCAGATCCGCGCCAACCTCGACCCGGTGCTCGCCCGTAACCCCGACATCCGGGTCAGCGCGAAGGTCGCGAGCAACCACTCCAAGATCCTGCGCAAGGACTTCCGAGCCGTCGCCGACGCGGTACGCGAGCTCGCCGCCACCCGCGACCACCAGGTCGGCTGA
- a CDS encoding DUF4097 family beta strand repeat-containing protein, producing the protein MQKFATPTPITAVLDIPAGRLRFIAADRTDTTVEVLPANASKGRDVKAAEQTTVEYADGVLRINAPEARNQILGACGSVEVTVQLPAGSRIEAKAADAELRGVGRLGDVTFDTARGTVKLDETASAHLTLLAGDIAVGRLGGPANITTQQGDLHITEAAHGTVELRTQAGDISIGAARGVSAALNAGTSYGRIDNALKNTDGADAALTIHATTTHGNITAHSL; encoded by the coding sequence ATGCAGAAGTTCGCCACCCCCACCCCGATCACCGCCGTCCTCGACATCCCCGCCGGCCGCCTCCGCTTCATCGCCGCCGACCGCACCGACACCACGGTCGAGGTCCTGCCCGCGAACGCCTCGAAGGGCCGCGACGTGAAGGCGGCCGAGCAGACCACCGTCGAGTACGCCGACGGCGTCCTGCGGATCAACGCCCCGGAGGCGAGGAACCAGATCCTCGGCGCCTGCGGATCCGTCGAGGTCACCGTCCAACTGCCCGCCGGCTCCCGGATCGAGGCGAAGGCCGCCGACGCCGAACTCCGCGGCGTCGGACGGCTCGGCGACGTCACCTTCGACACCGCCCGGGGCACGGTCAAGCTCGACGAGACCGCGAGCGCCCACCTCACCCTCCTCGCCGGCGACATCGCGGTCGGCCGCCTGGGCGGCCCCGCGAACATCACCACCCAGCAGGGCGACCTCCACATCACCGAGGCCGCACACGGCACCGTCGAACTGCGCACCCAGGCCGGCGACATCTCCATCGGCGCCGCCCGCGGCGTCTCCGCCGCCCTGAACGCCGGCACCTCCTACGGCCGCATCGACAACGCGCTCAAGAACACCGACGGCGCCGACGCCGCCCTCACCATCCACGCCACCACCACCCACGGCAACATCACCGCCCACAGCCTCTGA